The genomic interval GGGGCGCCCTTCATCAACGACTGCAATTTCGACCTCGCCGGGGCGATGCTGCAGCACCTGTATGGCCCGCTCAATCCGCGCAACAACGCTGCATTGCCCGCGGGCAATTTCATCGAGTTCAACCAGACACAGTTCATCACCAACCACGGCATGGGCACCACGGGCTGGGCCTATGTGCCGCAGGCCTGCCAGGCCGGCAGCAGCACCGCATGCCGCCTGCATGTGGTGCTACACGGCTGCAAGCAGAACCTGACGGACGTGCAGCAGCAATACGTGCGCAACACCGGCTACAACCGCTGGGCAGACACCAACAACATCGTGATGCTCTACCCGCAGACCGGCGTGGGCGCCACCAACAGCTGCTTTGACTGGTGGGGCTATGACAGCGCCAACTACGCCAAGAAGTCCGGCCCGCAGATGGCCGCCATCAAGGCCATGGTGGACCGTGTATCCAGCGGCAGTGGCACGCTGCCGCCCGACCCGGTGGCCCTTCCCGCACCCACGGGCGTCAGCACATCGGGCGCCACCGCCAGCAGCATGGCCATCGGCTGGAACGCCGTCGCCGGTGCCGCCAGCTACAACGTGTACCGCAACGCCAACAAGGTCAACGCGTTGCCCGTGAACGCCACGAGCTACACCGACACGGGTCTCGCCGCATCCACCACCTACAGCTGGACCGTGCGCGCCGCGGACGCCAATGGCGCGGAGGGCGCCACCTCCGCCCCGGTATCAGCCACCACCCAGGCTGCATCGGGCGGCGGCACAGCTGTGTGCACCACGGCCAGCAACTATGCGCACACCCTGGCGGGGCGCGCCTATGCGGCGGGGGGCTATGCCTACGCCCTGGGATCCAACCAGAACATGGGCCTGTGGAACGTGTTCGTGACCAGAACCCTCAAGCAGACCGCGCCCAACCATTACGTGATTGGCACCTGCCCCTGAGCCCGCGCCAGGGGGCTGCGCAGCTGCGCATTCCCCTGCCGGGTGGCCTGGTGCCACGCCCCGAGATGATGACTTTGAAGAAAGAGAAGCTGTACCCATGAGCACCTTGGCCACCAAGGACTTGACCATCCGCTTCGGCGGCCACGTGGCGGTGAATGCCGTGACCTGCTCGTTCGAGCCCGGCACGCTGACCGCCATCGTGGGCCCCAACGGCGCTGGCAAGACCACCTACTTCAACCTTATCTCTGGCCAGCTGCGTGCGAGCAGCGGCACCGTCACGCTGGGCGGGCAGGACATCACCAGCCAGTCCGTGTCGGCCCGCACGCACGCGGGCCTGGGCCGGGCGTTCCAGCTCACCAACCTGTTTCCCAATCTCAGCGTGCTGGAAAACGTGCGCCTGGCCGTCCAGGCCACGAAAGAGGGCAAGCACCGCGGCGGGCTGAACCTGTGGAGCATCTGGAGTGACCACACCGCGCTCACCCAGCGCGCCCGCGCCATCCTGCAGGCGGTGGCGATGAACGACCGCGCCGACACCCCCGTGGCCAGCCTGCCCCACGGCGACCAGCGCAAGCTGGAAGTAGCCCTGCTCATGGCACTGGAGCCGCAGGTCTACATGTTTGACGAGCCCACGGCCGGCATGAGCCACGACGAGGCGCCCGTGATCCTGAACCTGATCCGCGAGCTCAAGAAAGACAAGACCAAGATCATCCTGCTGGTGGAGCACAAGATGGACGTGGTGCGCGAGCTCGCCGACCGCATCATCGTGCTGACCAACGGCACCCTGGTGGCCGATGGCCCGCCGGCGGAGGTGATTGCATCGTCCGTGGTGCAGGAAGCCTACCTGGGCGTCAGCAAGGACGCAGAGAAGGAGGCCGCATGAGCTCGGCCAATCTCCTCGAACTCAAGGGCGTGCACACGCACATCGGCGCGTACCACATCCTGCATGGCGTGGACCTGGCTGTACCCAAAGGGCAGCTCACCATGCTGCTGGGCCGCAACGGCGCGGGCAAGACGACCACGCTGCGCACCATCATGGGCCTGTGGCATGCGTCCAAGGGCAGCATCCACTTTGGCGGCAAAGACATCACCGCGCTCAACACGCCCCAGATCGCGGGCATGAACATCGCCTATGTGCCCGAGAACATGGGCATCTTTGCTGACCTCACCGTCAAGGAAAACATGCTGCTGGCCGCCCGCAGCGCCAGCAACGCCGCGCAGATGGATACCGCGCGGCTTGAGTGGATCTTCAAGCTCTTCCCTGCGGTGGAGAAGTTCTGGAACCACCCGGCCGGCAAGCTCAGCGGCGGGCAAAAACAGATGCTGGCCGTGAGCCGCGCCATCGTGGAGCCGCGCGAGCTGCTCATCGTGGACGAGCCCAGCAAGGGCCTGGCCCCCGCGATCATCAACAACATGATCGAAGCGTTTGACCAGCTCAAAATGAGCGGCGTGACGATCTTGCTGGTGGAGCAGAACATCAATTTCGCCAAGCGGCTCGGGGATACCGTGGCCGTGATGGACAACGGCCAGGTGGTGCATGCAGGCAGCATGGCCGCACTGGCGCAGGACGAAGAGCTGCAGCGCTCGCTGCTGGGGTTGGCACTATGAGTTTCACACCGGATTTCAAGACTTTTTGGCCTCTGGCGCTTGATGGTAAAGCGCAAACAGCTATTAAGAATGTAGCAACATGGCAGGGCGCCATGGCCGCGCAAGGAGGCCGGGCATGAACATCTCCCGCGATTTCGACTGGAAGCCCCTGGCGCTGGTGCCCGCACTTGCGCTGCTGGTGCTGCCCTTCATCGGTTCGCCCAGCACCTGGCTCACGCTCACGGTGGCGGGGCTGGCCATGGGCATGATCATCTTCATCATCGCCTCGGGCCTTACGCTGGTGTTTGGCCTGATGGACGTGCTGAACTTCGGCCACGGCGTGTTCATCGCTTTAGGCGCCTTTGTGGCCACCAGCGTGCTGGGCGCCATGGGCGACTACACGCAAAGCGCCGACCTGTGGCGCAACCTGCTCGCAGTGCTGCCGGCCATGCTGGTGGCCATGGCGGTGGCGGGCTCCGTGGGCCTGGCGTTCGAGCGCTTCATCGTGCGGCCCGTGTACGGCCAGCATCTGAAGCAGATCCTCATCACCATGGGCGGCATGATCATTGGTGAAGAACTCATCAAGGTCATCTGGGGCCCTGCGCAGATCCCGCTGCCGCTGCCCGAGGGCATGCGCGGCTCGCTGCTGGTGGGTGATGCCGCCATCGAAAAATACCGCCTGATCGCCGTGGTGGTGGGCCTGGTGGTCTTCGGCGTGCTGGCCTGGACGCTTTCGCGCACCAAGGTGGGCCTGCTCATCCGCGCCGGCGTGCAGGACCGTGAAATGGTCGAAAGCCTGGGCTACCGCATCCGCCGCCTGTTCGTGGGCGTGTTCGTGGTCGGCTCGGCGCTGGCCGGCCTGGGCGGCGTGATGTGGGGGCTGTACCAGCAGAACGTGATTCCGCAGATGGGTGCGCAGGTCAACGTGCTGATCTTCATCGTGATCATCATCGGCGGGCTAGGCAGCACCGGCGGCGCCCTGATCGGCGCGCTGCTGGTCGGCCTGATGGCCAACTACACCGGCTTCCTGGCGCCCAAGGTGGCGCTGTTCTCGAACATCGCCCTCATGGTCGCCATCCTGCTGTGGCGTCCGCAAGGTGTCTACCCTGTCACGAACCGTTGAAGCGGAGCCCGACATGTTGAATCGACTTCTCTCCAACGACTACCCGCGCAGCAAGGTGCTGGCGGTCATCCTCGCGGCCATCCTGGTGGGCCTGGCGTTCGCGCCCTTCCTGTTCCCCGGCGTCAAGGCGCTCAATGTGGCTGCCAAGGTGCTGATCTTCGTGGTGCTGGTGGCCAGCTTCGACCTGCTGCTGGGCTACACCGGCATCGTGAGTTTTGCGCACACCATGTTCTTCGGCATTGGTGCCTACGGCATTGCCGTGGCTACCACGCGCATGGGGGCTACCTGGGCCGCGCTGGGCGTGGGCATTGGCGGCGCGCTGCTGCTGTCGCTGCTGCTGTCACTGGCGGTGGGGCTGTTCT from Acidovorax sp. FHTAMBA carries:
- a CDS encoding PHB depolymerase family esterase, encoding MTFAFIRAATASAALALVSLGSATAAVNLPALNIDKTQTTISGLSAGGFMAVQMHVAYSATFAKGAGIFAAGPYNCAEGSIINATGRCMTSTSASGIPTSTLVNTTNTWASQGLIDPVANLQNSRVYLFSGTLDTVVKPGAVDALRNYYGSFVPAANIVYKKDLAAEHAMITDDYGSGCTVKGAPFINDCNFDLAGAMLQHLYGPLNPRNNAALPAGNFIEFNQTQFITNHGMGTTGWAYVPQACQAGSSTACRLHVVLHGCKQNLTDVQQQYVRNTGYNRWADTNNIVMLYPQTGVGATNSCFDWWGYDSANYAKKSGPQMAAIKAMVDRVSSGSGTLPPDPVALPAPTGVSTSGATASSMAIGWNAVAGAASYNVYRNANKVNALPVNATSYTDTGLAASTTYSWTVRAADANGAEGATSAPVSATTQAASGGGTAVCTTASNYAHTLAGRAYAAGGYAYALGSNQNMGLWNVFVTRTLKQTAPNHYVIGTCP
- a CDS encoding ABC transporter ATP-binding protein, which translates into the protein MSTLATKDLTIRFGGHVAVNAVTCSFEPGTLTAIVGPNGAGKTTYFNLISGQLRASSGTVTLGGQDITSQSVSARTHAGLGRAFQLTNLFPNLSVLENVRLAVQATKEGKHRGGLNLWSIWSDHTALTQRARAILQAVAMNDRADTPVASLPHGDQRKLEVALLMALEPQVYMFDEPTAGMSHDEAPVILNLIRELKKDKTKIILLVEHKMDVVRELADRIIVLTNGTLVADGPPAEVIASSVVQEAYLGVSKDAEKEAA
- a CDS encoding ABC transporter ATP-binding protein, which translates into the protein MSSANLLELKGVHTHIGAYHILHGVDLAVPKGQLTMLLGRNGAGKTTTLRTIMGLWHASKGSIHFGGKDITALNTPQIAGMNIAYVPENMGIFADLTVKENMLLAARSASNAAQMDTARLEWIFKLFPAVEKFWNHPAGKLSGGQKQMLAVSRAIVEPRELLIVDEPSKGLAPAIINNMIEAFDQLKMSGVTILLVEQNINFAKRLGDTVAVMDNGQVVHAGSMAALAQDEELQRSLLGLAL
- a CDS encoding branched-chain amino acid ABC transporter permease, which encodes MNISRDFDWKPLALVPALALLVLPFIGSPSTWLTLTVAGLAMGMIIFIIASGLTLVFGLMDVLNFGHGVFIALGAFVATSVLGAMGDYTQSADLWRNLLAVLPAMLVAMAVAGSVGLAFERFIVRPVYGQHLKQILITMGGMIIGEELIKVIWGPAQIPLPLPEGMRGSLLVGDAAIEKYRLIAVVVGLVVFGVLAWTLSRTKVGLLIRAGVQDREMVESLGYRIRRLFVGVFVVGSALAGLGGVMWGLYQQNVIPQMGAQVNVLIFIVIIIGGLGSTGGALIGALLVGLMANYTGFLAPKVALFSNIALMVAILLWRPQGVYPVTNR